The proteins below come from a single Ictalurus punctatus breed USDA103 chromosome 29, Coco_2.0, whole genome shotgun sequence genomic window:
- the pi4k2b gene encoding phosphatidylinositol 4-kinase type 2-beta: MMSECDPTDTESASAAFNESRVPEPGLLRALPGGAQRICGSTESVLTELEAEEEEEGEEEDALLLPGPATCSSASSSPSRAARDKRPRTRNRHSSSSDKENLASPGNSSGEFNHFPEDPVFGEIIQRAEQAIESGVFPERISQGSSGSYFVKDPKGKIIGVFKPKSEEPYGHLNPKWTKYFHKLCCPCCFGRGCLIPNQGYLSEAAASLVDQKLGLDLVPNTKVVSLASETFHYNAIDRAKSRGKKYALEKVPKVGRRFHRVGLPPKVGSFQLFVEGYQEADYWLRRFEAEPLPENTRKQLQSQFERLVVLDYVIRNTDRGNDNWLIKYEKAGEGEQLVKDCEWSEPKECVIQLAAIDNGLAFPFKHPDEWRAYPFHWAWLPQAKVAFSQETRDLVLSRISDMNFVQDLCEDLYELFKTDKGFDKAMFEKQMSVMRGQILNLTQALKDGKSPLQLVQMPRVVVERSRGGGQGRVVQLGNAFTQTFHCKRPFFTSW, from the exons ATGATGTCGGAATGCGACCCCACCGACACCGAGAGCGCGAGCGCCGCCTTCAACGAGAGCCGCGTCCCGGAGCCGGGGTTACTGCGCGCGCTGCCCGGGGGAGCTCAGCGGATCTGCGGCTCTACAGAGTCCGTGCTCACGGAGCTGGAGgcggaggaagaggaggagggagaggaggaagacGCGCTTCTGTTACCGGGACCAGCGACCTGCAGCTCGGCCTCATCCTCCCCGTCCCGCGCCGCCAGAGACAAGAGACCCAGAACCCGGAACCGACACAGCTCCTCCTCGGATAAAGAGAACCTGGCTTCTCCCG gaaacaGCAGTGGGGAGTTTAACCATTTCCCGGAGGACCCGGTGTTTGGGGAGATCATACAGCGGGCGGAGCAGGCCATCGAGAGTGGCGTTTTCCCCGAGAGAATCTCACAGGGATCCAGCGGCAGCTACTTCGTCAAAGACCCTAAAGgg AAAATCATCGGCGTGTTCAAGCCCAAGTCGGAGGAGCCGTACGGTCACCTGAACCCCAAATGGACCAAATACTTCCACAAGCTGTGCTGCCCGTGCTGCTTCGGCCGCGGCTGCCTCATCCCCAATCAGGGCTACCTCTCTGAGGCAGCCGCCTCGCTGGTGGATCAAAAACTCGGCCTGGACCTCGTCCCAAACACCAAG GTTGTTTCTCTGGCCAGTGAGACGTTCCACTACAACGCTATTGATCGAGCGAAATCTCGTGGGAAGAAGTACGCACTGGAGAAAGTCCCCAAAGTGGGGCGTCGCTTCCACAGGGTGGGCCTGCCCCCCAAG GTTGGTTCGTTCCAGCTGTTTGTAGAAGGCTATCAGGAGGCAGATTATTGGTTGAGGAGGTTTGAGGCGGAGCCTCTTCCTGAGAACACGAGGAAGCAGCTGCAGTCTCAGTTCGAGAGACTCGTGGTACTGGATTACGTCATCAGGAACAcag acaGAGGGAACGATAACTGGCTCATTAAATATGAGAAAGCTGGAGAAGGAGAGCAGCTGGTGAAG gATTGTGAGTGGAGTGAACCTAAAGAGTGTGTGATTCAGCTCGCTGCTATCGATAACGGCCTGGCCTTCCCCTTTAAACACCCTGACGAGTGGAGAGCAT atccGTTCCACTGGGCGTGGCTCCCTCAGGCCAAAGTGGCGTTCTCTCAGGAGACGAGAGATCTGGTTCTGTCGCGGATCTCCGACATGAACTTCGTACAGGATCTGTGTGAGGATCTCTACGAGCTCTTTAAG ACGGATAAGGGGTTTGATAAGGCCATGTTTGAGAAGCAGATGTCGGTGATGAGAGGACAG ATCCTGAACCTGACCCAGGCGCTGAAGGACGGGAAAAGCCCCCTCCAGCTGGTCCAGATGCCCCGGGTGGTGGTGGAGCGCAGTCGAGGTGGAGGACAGGGACGGGTGGTGCAGTTAGGAAACGCTTTCACGCAGACTTTCCACTGCAAGAGACCGTTCTTCACGTCCTGGTAG